A single region of the Planctomycetaceae bacterium genome encodes:
- a CDS encoding flagellar basal body P-ring protein FlgI — protein sequence MNMKTICLITLLAAQTALCQRIKDITDIQGVRGNPLTGIGLVVGLAGTGDSSLPAQQMLANVLKDAGEVFSPSSFSGGNVALVAVTAELGPFSRVGSEIPVTVSSMGDAKSLQGGRLLPTLLKGLDGGGLLDGQVYAIAKGGVSIAGWTASGDKGSITKNHQAAGEAVATVEREEIASFIEYIADQRFLNLNLRNADFSTTEQISKIINQIYPQSAIAIDGGSVRVRIPNDIPPSGIAGFIDTITTPEVRVDSPAVVVVNERTGTIIVGENVCISSVAISQGSLTIKIRERDIVSQPDTPFTENATTAVTQETELSVSEKSGYLIPVPRLVTVAELANTLNAIGATPTDLIAIFHALQRAGALQAKLEIM from the coding sequence ATGAATATGAAGACAATCTGCTTAATAACATTACTTGCGGCACAAACGGCTTTATGTCAGCGAATTAAAGATATTACCGACATTCAGGGCGTTCGAGGAAACCCGCTCACCGGCATAGGCCTTGTAGTAGGTCTGGCCGGCACAGGCGATTCTTCACTGCCTGCACAGCAGATGCTGGCGAATGTCCTCAAAGACGCCGGCGAAGTTTTCAGTCCGTCCTCATTTTCCGGCGGCAACGTAGCACTTGTAGCGGTAACAGCGGAACTTGGGCCGTTTTCAAGAGTCGGCTCTGAAATTCCCGTAACGGTTTCATCAATGGGCGACGCCAAAAGCCTTCAGGGCGGAAGACTTCTGCCGACACTTTTGAAAGGTCTCGACGGCGGCGGGCTGCTCGATGGACAGGTTTACGCCATTGCAAAGGGCGGCGTTTCAATCGCAGGCTGGACGGCATCGGGCGATAAGGGTTCTATTACGAAAAATCATCAGGCTGCCGGCGAAGCAGTGGCTACCGTTGAAAGAGAAGAAATAGCCAGCTTCATCGAGTATATCGCCGACCAGCGGTTCCTCAATTTGAATCTGCGAAACGCGGACTTCTCAACCACTGAACAAATCAGCAAAATCATAAACCAGATTTACCCGCAAAGCGCCATCGCCATCGACGGCGGAAGCGTAAGAGTAAGAATACCAAACGATATACCGCCCAGTGGAATCGCCGGTTTCATCGATACAATTACAACGCCTGAAGTCAGAGTTGACAGCCCGGCGGTAGTGGTCGTCAATGAACGCACAGGCACTATCATCGTCGGCGAAAACGTCTGTATATCGTCGGTCGCTATCTCGCAGGGAAGTCTGACCATAAAAATCAGGGAAAGAGATATCGTATCGCAGCCGGATACGCCGTTTACGGAAAACGCGACAACCGCAGTAACACAGGAAACAGAATTATCTGTCAGCGAAAAAAGCGGATACCTGATTCCCGTTCCAAGACTTGTTACTGTTGCGGAGCTTGCCAATACGCTTAACGCGATAGGCGCAACGCCGACAGACCTTATAGCAATATTCCACGCACTGCAAAGAGCTGGCGCTCTTCAGGCAAAACTGGAAATAATGTAG
- a CDS encoding flagellar basal body L-ring protein FlgH, producing MKNKIISAFIISAFVFCVAANLHADSIWAKRDQNKKDIYADDKARHIGDVITIVISEESKVDNKQKRNMEKTTSRSIDFDGQLGIVSQTGSGTVTKNYLPRMPGINMSAESSNKFDGKADFKDERKFTDSITVVVVDIMPNNNLVVMGTRTREIAGDKQVIEVSGIVRPTDISYDNTIKSEQIANFSIITKNAGYAANFNKPGWFGNFMDIVWPF from the coding sequence ATGAAAAATAAAATAATATCAGCGTTTATCATATCGGCATTCGTATTCTGCGTCGCGGCGAATCTGCACGCAGATTCTATATGGGCTAAAAGAGACCAGAACAAAAAAGACATCTACGCCGACGATAAAGCAAGACATATCGGCGATGTAATAACAATCGTAATCAGCGAAGAAAGCAAAGTTGATAATAAACAGAAACGAAATATGGAAAAAACCACAAGCAGGTCTATTGATTTCGACGGTCAGCTTGGCATAGTTTCACAAACAGGCTCCGGCACAGTAACGAAAAACTATCTGCCGAGAATGCCAGGCATAAATATGTCTGCTGAATCAAGCAATAAATTTGATGGCAAAGCTGATTTCAAGGACGAACGCAAGTTCACTGATTCAATAACCGTTGTCGTTGTGGATATAATGCCAAATAACAATCTCGTTGTGATGGGAACACGCACAAGAGAAATAGCGGGCGACAAGCAGGTAATCGAAGTCAGCGGAATAGTAAGACCGACCGACATCTCTTATGACAACACAATCAAAAGCGAACAAATCGCTAACTTTTCAATTATAACCAAAAATGCAGGTTACGCGGCCAACTTCAACAAGCCGGGGTGGTTTGGAAACTTTATGGATATAGTCTGGCCATTCTAA
- the flgA gene encoding flagellar basal body P-ring formation chaperone FlgA, producing the protein MKKIIIILLLTMLSNVQAGSGLQIYLPREITVSSDKLLLGDISVIQGDDALAAKAQAIPLGRFSSAGQKITIDKKVLTAALASNGIRAWQVTFTGANEVTISQKHLAISGQDFADKALAYLTENPPHISVCKYTLTQTPQDLILTDVNDNIKLTASITSNVNSQVKVLVSVFCGEKELGSREVAFSMKYTCKKAVAAADIPAGTILNAENVKVENFTANQPQPANWTPPYGLAAKKLLPGNSEITMNMLEILKPPVLLQRNQNVLIKIDRLGLVVTAIGKTMQEGRTGEYIKVQNLSSQRIIIGKVQEDGSVEPVL; encoded by the coding sequence ATGAAAAAGATAATAATTATCCTACTGCTGACAATGCTGTCTAATGTTCAAGCCGGCAGCGGTTTGCAGATTTATCTGCCAAGAGAAATCACCGTCAGCAGCGATAAACTTCTTCTGGGAGACATCTCGGTAATACAAGGCGATGACGCTCTTGCTGCCAAAGCTCAAGCGATACCGCTGGGACGGTTTTCATCGGCAGGTCAGAAAATCACTATTGATAAAAAAGTTTTGACCGCGGCTCTGGCATCGAATGGAATCCGCGCCTGGCAGGTAACATTCACAGGCGCTAACGAAGTAACGATATCGCAAAAACATTTGGCCATCAGCGGCCAGGATTTTGCGGACAAAGCGCTGGCATATCTGACGGAAAATCCGCCGCACATTTCAGTATGTAAATATACTCTGACGCAAACGCCGCAGGATTTAATTCTTACCGATGTCAACGACAACATAAAATTAACCGCGAGTATTACGAGCAATGTCAACAGCCAGGTAAAAGTATTGGTCAGCGTTTTCTGCGGGGAAAAAGAACTCGGCAGCCGGGAAGTCGCGTTCTCAATGAAATATACCTGCAAAAAAGCTGTCGCGGCGGCAGATATACCGGCAGGCACAATTTTAAACGCTGAAAATGTAAAAGTAGAAAATTTCACGGCCAATCAGCCACAGCCGGCAAACTGGACGCCGCCTTACGGACTGGCCGCGAAAAAACTTCTGCCTGGAAATTCAGAAATCACAATGAATATGCTTGAAATATTAAAACCGCCGGTGCTTCTGCAGCGGAATCAGAATGTTCTGATTAAAATCGACAGACTTGGCCTTGTCGTTACCGCGATTGGAAAAACAATGCAGGAAGGCCGGACGGGCGAATATATAAAAGTTCAGAATTTAAGCTCGCAGCGAATAATTATCGGAAAAGTACAAGAAGACGGCAGTGTCGAACCAGTACTGTAA
- the flgG gene encoding flagellar basal-body rod protein FlgG: protein MLRAFSTAATGMSAQQMMVDVTANNLANINTNGFKRSQIDFQDLLYLKLRQAGTEVSSGLLAPSGIEIGSGVRAGATEKVFTSGELVNTGKPLDIAISGDGFLQVTMPDGKTRYTRDGALQTNANGDLVTTTGYQIEPAITIPVDATDITIAPDGSVQVTTPSGTSTAGNIQLATFINPAGLSSDGDNLLSETEASGTPVTGTPGMDGLGTIQSTFLEKSNVQMVTELVNLITAQRAYEVNSRTIKAGDDMLRNSIQIASV, encoded by the coding sequence ATGTTAAGAGCCTTTTCAACCGCTGCAACGGGCATGAGCGCTCAACAAATGATGGTGGATGTAACGGCAAACAACCTTGCCAACATCAACACCAACGGTTTCAAACGCAGCCAAATCGATTTTCAGGATTTGCTCTACTTAAAATTAAGACAGGCCGGCACTGAAGTATCTTCAGGACTTTTAGCACCAAGCGGAATAGAGATAGGAAGCGGAGTTCGCGCAGGAGCAACCGAAAAAGTCTTCACAAGCGGCGAACTTGTAAACACCGGCAAACCGCTGGATATAGCCATATCAGGCGACGGTTTTCTGCAGGTAACTATGCCGGACGGCAAAACGAGATACACCCGCGACGGCGCACTACAAACAAACGCCAACGGAGATTTAGTAACTACAACCGGCTATCAAATCGAGCCGGCAATTACAATACCGGTCGACGCCACTGATATAACCATAGCTCCCGACGGAAGCGTCCAGGTTACGACACCATCGGGAACATCCACCGCCGGAAATATTCAACTGGCGACATTTATAAATCCGGCAGGCTTGTCAAGCGACGGCGATAACCTTCTTTCGGAAACAGAAGCAAGCGGAACGCCCGTTACAGGTACACCGGGAATGGACGGATTAGGCACGATACAGTCAACGTTTCTTGAAAAGTCCAACGTGCAGATGGTTACCGAACTTGTCAACCTTATCACCGCCCAAAGAGCTTACGAAGTAAACTCAAGAACGATAAAAGCCGGCGATGATATGCTGCGTAATTCAATACAAATAGCAAGCGTGTAA
- the flgF gene encoding flagellar basal-body rod protein FlgF has translation MSDLNTQVGSAVEGLTREYNIIANNLANISTAGFKRRCNAFSKLLDAQETQNSSGAGNDVSLTSAFDFSQGTFTDTGGTLDAALCGKGFFVIQTAQGPLYTRNGSFHLNTNNQLVDLSGRTVSGANGPITIPTEVHLSQINIGADGTISANGNQIGKLKIVDFQDSESKLESVGFNCYSAPKDATVTDATNTTVRQGSLENSNVQMVEELVDMITVSRLYEANMKFLAVGSENTKNLIGLAMS, from the coding sequence ATGTCAGATTTAAATACACAAGTTGGTTCGGCAGTCGAGGGGCTGACTCGTGAATATAATATAATCGCCAATAATCTGGCGAACATAAGCACTGCGGGATTCAAACGCAGATGCAACGCATTTTCTAAACTCCTCGATGCGCAGGAGACACAAAACAGCTCAGGTGCCGGCAACGATGTGAGCCTGACTTCTGCATTCGATTTTTCACAGGGAACGTTCACAGACACCGGCGGCACACTCGACGCTGCTCTTTGCGGCAAAGGATTCTTTGTCATACAAACCGCACAGGGACCGCTTTATACAAGAAACGGCTCGTTTCATCTGAATACTAACAATCAGCTTGTGGACTTGTCCGGCAGAACAGTTTCCGGCGCAAACGGACCAATTACAATCCCGACAGAAGTACATCTGTCGCAAATAAATATCGGCGCCGACGGTACTATCAGCGCAAATGGAAACCAAATAGGAAAATTGAAAATCGTCGATTTCCAAGACAGCGAAAGCAAACTCGAATCAGTAGGCTTCAATTGCTACAGCGCACCTAAAGACGCCACAGTGACCGACGCGACAAATACAACCGTACGACAGGGAAGTCTGGAAAATTCCAACGTTCAAATGGTGGAAGAACTTGTAGATATGATAACCGTCAGCAGGCTTTATGAGGCAAATATGAAATTTCTCGCCGTCGGAAGCGAAAATACGAAAAACCTCATCGGCCTGGCAATGAGCTAA
- a CDS encoding flagellar hook-basal body complex protein — MSFALSAGVTGLQAHQKMLDVAGNNLANVNTTAFKASRITFSELLSETLKKASQPTTTVGGTNPQQMGSGVGISGIAPNMTQGNIVSTGNPLDMALEGEGYFVLSDGSQNLYTRAGTFSVDANSNLVDASTGYIVQRIGSVGESDNFQVSGNSNINVPYNVAMAAQSTSTITLAGNLSSNSALSTPQTNILRSNIEFTTNSGTEATETTKLSELDQFSGALTAGVLTFSGLKHDGTALGSSPTVDLTMAVDSTTTLGDVLNWLNTSEGTAAVSEVQTVTLGTAPNNVPDGGTFTLTYGGETTAAIDWDATAGEIQTALEALSTVSAGDITVSGSMASGVTFTFDDTLGDAGLLTMDSSALLDGASVITNSIAETVKGFETQGILGDSATVTLSGGRLVIRDTDSGYSQTEFEMSYAGYGTMTLPAYFEISTVGGEEVKTVNISVYDSLGGQHVLSGAFVRTDSTNTWDFVVTSVTGDISDIDTSGLNSRRIKGITFDENDGSYRGLDTTTNDTAQISVTFAHDTANPQVISINLGTAGQFDGLTQFSGNSTAVAREQDGYAAGSLSTVSVNNEGVLIGAFSNGIKKEIATLQIALFQNTAGLESVGSGYFIPSANSGEAVATQAMSGGAGTVHGSSLEKSNADVATEFVNMIQAQNGFQANARTIRVANEILRELTSLIS; from the coding sequence ATGAGTTTTGCACTATCAGCGGGCGTAACGGGGTTACAGGCACATCAGAAAATGCTCGACGTAGCGGGTAATAACCTGGCAAATGTTAATACCACCGCGTTCAAGGCAAGTAGAATTACATTTTCTGAACTGCTAAGCGAAACACTAAAGAAAGCATCGCAGCCGACCACCACTGTCGGCGGTACCAACCCGCAGCAAATGGGAAGCGGCGTCGGCATATCCGGCATCGCACCTAATATGACGCAGGGTAATATCGTCAGCACCGGCAATCCGCTGGATATGGCACTTGAAGGCGAAGGCTATTTCGTGTTGAGTGATGGTTCGCAAAACCTTTATACCCGTGCGGGCACTTTCTCGGTTGACGCAAACTCAAACCTTGTTGACGCATCGACAGGCTACATAGTTCAGCGTATCGGTTCCGTCGGCGAATCAGATAACTTCCAGGTTTCCGGCAACAGTAACATCAACGTTCCATATAATGTAGCTATGGCGGCACAGTCAACATCTACAATAACACTGGCCGGCAACTTAAGCTCCAATTCAGCGTTGTCGACCCCGCAAACAAATATATTAAGGTCGAACATAGAATTCACGACAAATAGTGGAACAGAAGCGACCGAAACCACGAAACTGTCCGAGCTTGACCAGTTCAGCGGCGCTCTTACCGCAGGCGTTCTGACGTTCTCCGGCCTGAAACACGATGGTACCGCGCTTGGCAGCAGCCCAACAGTAGATTTGACAATGGCTGTCGATTCAACAACAACATTGGGCGATGTGCTTAACTGGCTGAACACAAGCGAAGGCACCGCGGCAGTAAGCGAAGTTCAGACCGTAACGCTGGGCACAGCTCCAAATAACGTACCGGACGGAGGAACATTCACCCTCACTTACGGCGGCGAAACCACGGCGGCAATAGACTGGGACGCAACGGCAGGAGAAATTCAAACGGCTTTGGAAGCATTATCAACAGTAAGTGCCGGCGATATTACAGTTTCAGGCTCAATGGCCAGCGGTGTTACATTTACTTTCGATGACACTTTAGGCGATGCAGGCCTGCTTACAATGGACTCCAGCGCATTACTTGACGGCGCAAGCGTTATTACCAATTCAATAGCGGAAACCGTCAAAGGATTTGAAACACAAGGCATACTCGGAGACAGCGCAACAGTAACCCTGTCCGGAGGCAGACTGGTAATAAGAGACACTGACAGCGGTTACAGCCAGACTGAATTTGAAATGAGTTATGCGGGTTATGGCACAATGACTTTGCCGGCGTATTTTGAAATATCGACGGTGGGCGGCGAAGAAGTCAAGACTGTAAATATCTCAGTCTATGACTCTTTGGGCGGCCAACACGTGCTGTCTGGTGCATTCGTGAGAACAGATTCGACAAATACATGGGACTTCGTCGTTACATCCGTAACCGGCGATATCTCTGATATTGACACAAGCGGGTTAAACAGCCGACGAATTAAGGGCATAACGTTTGACGAAAACGATGGTTCCTATAGAGGATTAGATACAACCACCAACGATACGGCGCAGATAAGTGTAACCTTCGCTCACGACACAGCCAATCCGCAGGTTATCTCTATAAACCTCGGAACAGCCGGACAATTTGACGGACTGACACAATTTTCGGGCAATTCAACGGCTGTCGCCAGAGAACAGGACGGTTACGCGGCAGGCAGCCTTTCGACAGTATCCGTTAACAACGAAGGCGTGTTAATCGGTGCATTTTCAAACGGTATCAAGAAGGAAATCGCAACACTGCAAATAGCACTTTTCCAGAATACAGCAGGTCTGGAAAGCGTCGGCAGCGGTTACTTCATTCCGTCTGCCAACTCCGGCGAAGCGGTCGCAACGCAGGCTATGAGCGGCGGTGCCGGAACGGTACACGGCAGTTCGCTTGAAAAATCAAACGCCGACGTCGCAACGGAATTCGTTAATATGATTCAGGCGCAAAACGGTTTCCAGGCAAATGCCAGAACTATTCGAGTCGCAAACGAAATTCTTAGAGAACTGACATCTCTTATCAGTTAA